Proteins encoded within one genomic window of Lactococcus garvieae:
- a CDS encoding quaternary amine ABC transporter ATP-binding protein: protein MPVKIKIEHLTKIFGKRVKTALAMVEQGDSKNEILRKTGASVGVYDANFEVNEGEIFVIMGLSGSGKSTLLRLLNRLIEPTSGKIFIDGQDVATLNKEDLLKVRRKSMSMVFQNFGLFPHRTILENTEYGLEVQNVPKDERRKRAEKALDNANLLDFKDQYPNQLSGGMQQRVGLARALANDPEILLMDEAFSALDPLIRREMQDELLELQAKFQKTIIFISHDLNEALRIGDRIAIMKDGKIMQIGTGEEILTNPANDYVKTFVEDVDRAKVITAENIMIPALTTNIDIDGPSVALKKMKNEEVSSLMAVDRKRQFCGVITSEEAVKAKQNNQSLRDVLMTDVGQVGKETLVSEILPIIYDSPTPVAVVDEEGFLKGILIRGRVLEALASIDDEEVNND, encoded by the coding sequence TTGCCAGTAAAAATTAAAATTGAGCATTTAACCAAAATATTTGGTAAACGTGTAAAAACTGCTTTGGCAATGGTTGAGCAGGGAGATTCAAAAAATGAAATCTTAAGAAAAACAGGGGCTAGTGTCGGTGTTTATGATGCCAACTTTGAAGTAAACGAAGGTGAAATTTTTGTTATTATGGGGTTATCAGGGTCTGGTAAATCGACCTTGTTACGTTTGCTTAATCGTTTGATTGAGCCTACCAGCGGGAAAATTTTTATCGATGGTCAAGATGTGGCTACGCTAAATAAAGAGGACTTACTAAAAGTTCGTCGGAAAAGCATGAGTATGGTTTTCCAGAATTTTGGGCTTTTCCCTCATAGAACCATCTTAGAAAATACGGAATATGGCTTAGAAGTTCAAAATGTCCCCAAAGACGAGCGTCGTAAACGCGCTGAAAAAGCTTTGGACAATGCAAATCTGCTTGACTTCAAAGATCAATACCCTAATCAATTGTCTGGGGGGATGCAACAACGTGTTGGTTTAGCACGCGCTCTAGCAAATGATCCAGAAATCCTTTTGATGGACGAAGCTTTCTCAGCCTTAGACCCATTGATTCGTCGTGAAATGCAAGATGAACTTTTGGAACTTCAAGCAAAATTCCAAAAAACAATTATCTTTATTTCGCATGATTTAAATGAAGCCCTCCGTATTGGAGATCGCATCGCTATCATGAAAGATGGTAAAATCATGCAGATTGGTACAGGTGAGGAAATACTGACAAATCCAGCTAATGATTATGTCAAAACGTTCGTTGAAGATGTTGATCGTGCCAAGGTTATTACGGCAGAGAATATTATGATTCCAGCCTTAACAACTAATATTGATATTGATGGTCCAAGTGTTGCCCTTAAGAAGATGAAGAACGAAGAAGTAAGTTCTTTGATGGCTGTGGACAGGAAGCGTCAATTTTGTGGTGTTATTACCAGTGAAGAGGCTGTAAAAGCCAAACAAAACAATCAATCATTACGCGATGTTCTGATGACTGATGTGGGTCAAGTTGGTAAGGAAACATTAGTAAGTGAAATCTTACCTATCATCTATGATTCCCCAACGCCAGTAGCAGTGGTTGATGAGGAAGGATTCTTGAAAGGTATTCTCATCCGTGGACGAGTACTTGAAGCTTTAGCAAGCATAGACGATGAGGAGGTAAATAATGATTGA
- a CDS encoding GntR family transcriptional regulator translates to MKEVRQPKYQQIAVLIAENIVRNELKVGQKIYARSTLATTFGVSAETARKAVSILSDLGIVDSIHGSGVFIASRQKAQEYLAQHQEVKSIQDLQSEILKSVSRQQKELANFSSTLDKLVGQTAHFQKSNPMTPIELELQEPSENLGKTIGEMNLWQNTGVTVIAILQNNELIISPGPYATLNQYDTLYFVGGSDSLQILHNFFYKN, encoded by the coding sequence GTGAAAGAGGTAAGGCAACCCAAATATCAGCAAATTGCCGTCTTGATAGCTGAAAACATTGTTCGTAATGAATTAAAAGTAGGACAAAAGATTTATGCACGTTCAACATTAGCGACAACTTTTGGAGTTTCAGCAGAAACTGCTCGAAAAGCTGTGAGTATTCTAAGTGATTTAGGAATTGTAGATTCCATTCATGGAAGTGGTGTTTTTATCGCTTCGCGGCAAAAAGCCCAAGAGTATTTAGCTCAGCATCAGGAAGTAAAGTCAATTCAAGACTTACAGTCTGAAATTTTAAAAAGTGTTTCACGACAGCAGAAAGAACTGGCTAACTTCTCCTCTACCTTGGATAAATTAGTGGGGCAAACCGCTCATTTCCAAAAATCCAATCCCATGACACCCATCGAACTTGAACTCCAAGAACCATCTGAAAATTTAGGAAAAACCATAGGCGAAATGAATCTATGGCAAAACACAGGTGTGACTGTTATTGCCATTCTCCAAAATAATGAACTGATTATTTCGCCAGGACCATATGCAACTTTGAATCAGTACGATACATTATATTTTGTGGGAGGGTCAGACTCCTTACAAATTCTTCATAACTTTTTTTACAAAAATTAA
- a CDS encoding DUF368 domain-containing protein: MNWIFRLIKGMIIALGFILPGVSGGVLAAILGIYERMLHFLAHIRQDFKKNFLFFLPVGIGGILGLVLLSQPLEWLLAHYQVIVLWGFAGAILGTLPSLFKESTRQKTREKSDWLVLLLTFILSTVILYMLPAIAGTVPANFFGFFLAGILIALGVLVPGLSPSNLLLILGLFSPMLEGFKNRDILGVFLPIAIGGIFALVSFSKIMEKLLLTQHSKVYHFIIGLVLSSTLLIVIPTQSAEAISYSGATISTFLMSALLFVVGLLLGLWMSKLEDKYK, from the coding sequence ATGAACTGGATTTTTAGATTAATTAAAGGGATGATTATTGCTCTAGGCTTTATTCTTCCTGGAGTTTCAGGGGGCGTACTTGCAGCGATACTCGGGATTTATGAACGAATGTTGCATTTTTTGGCTCACATCAGACAAGATTTTAAGAAGAATTTTCTTTTCTTCCTTCCTGTGGGTATTGGGGGAATATTAGGATTAGTCCTTCTTAGTCAACCTTTGGAATGGCTTCTCGCGCATTATCAAGTTATTGTTTTGTGGGGGTTTGCTGGTGCTATTTTAGGAACTTTACCTTCTTTATTTAAAGAAAGTACGCGTCAGAAGACAAGAGAAAAAAGCGACTGGTTAGTCCTCCTTCTCACTTTTATTTTATCTACAGTGATATTATACATGTTGCCTGCAATTGCTGGTACAGTTCCTGCAAACTTCTTCGGTTTCTTCCTTGCGGGTATTTTAATCGCTTTAGGTGTGCTTGTTCCTGGACTTAGTCCTTCGAATCTTCTTTTGATTTTAGGACTTTTCTCTCCAATGCTTGAAGGTTTTAAAAATCGTGATATACTTGGCGTTTTTCTTCCTATTGCAATTGGTGGTATATTTGCCCTTGTGAGTTTTTCCAAAATTATGGAAAAACTTCTTCTTACTCAACATTCAAAAGTTTACCACTTTATCATCGGTTTAGTGCTGTCAAGTACATTACTCATTGTCATTCCAACTCAAAGTGCTGAAGCTATTAGCTATAGTGGGGCCACTATTTCAACCTTCTTAATGAGCGCCTTACTTTTTGTTGTAGGCCTGCTCTTAGGACTTTGGATGAGTAAACTGGAAGACAAATATAAATAA
- the hpf gene encoding ribosome hibernation-promoting factor, HPF/YfiA family, translating into MIKFNIRAENVEITDSIRSYIEDKVGKLNKYFNDGHEVTAYVNIKSYSDKRYKVEVTVPAKNVTLRAENMAQDILASIDFVEEKLERQIRKYKTRVNRKSKANVPTGMAFGDEFAPLAAADEVEDEKVKIVRTKRIDLKPMDAEEAVLQMDMLGHDFYVFLDAYTESTSIVYRRTDGNIGLIETD; encoded by the coding sequence ATGATTAAATTTAATATCCGTGCTGAAAACGTAGAAATTACGGATTCGATTCGCTCATATATTGAAGACAAAGTAGGAAAACTTAACAAATATTTCAACGATGGCCATGAAGTAACGGCTTATGTAAATATTAAATCTTATTCAGATAAAAGATACAAGGTAGAAGTTACAGTACCTGCTAAAAATGTTACGTTACGCGCAGAAAATATGGCACAGGATATACTTGCTTCTATCGACTTTGTTGAAGAAAAGTTAGAACGTCAAATTCGTAAATATAAGACACGGGTGAACCGTAAATCGAAAGCGAATGTCCCTACAGGAATGGCTTTCGGTGATGAATTTGCACCCTTGGCAGCTGCTGATGAAGTTGAGGATGAAAAGGTTAAAATCGTGCGTACAAAACGTATTGATCTTAAACCAATGGATGCAGAAGAAGCTGTCCTCCAAATGGATATGCTTGGACACGATTTTTATGTCTTTTTAGATGCTTATACAGAAAGTACAAGTATTGTTTACCGTCGTACAGATGGAAATATTGGTTTAATCGAAACAGACTAA
- a CDS encoding FMN-dependent NADH-azoreductase, which translates to MTKLLVVKGHPLTAEDSFSIKGLDTFVSSYKSANAEDEVEVLDVFTANIPEIDQDMASAFIAMQNGVEFTALSETQQDKVARFGAFTEQFLSADKVVIASPLWNLMIPASLKKWIDTVNVAGKTFRYTAEGPKGLATDKKVLYLQASGGFYGGQDTGTQYMKTIFEFIGTDFTTLSVEGHAYQPEKADEFLSEFLGKVETAAQAF; encoded by the coding sequence ATGACTAAATTACTTGTTGTAAAAGGGCATCCCTTAACAGCTGAGGACAGCTTTTCAATCAAAGGACTAGATACTTTTGTGTCTTCTTATAAGAGTGCAAACGCTGAAGATGAAGTAGAGGTATTGGATGTTTTCACAGCTAATATTCCTGAAATTGATCAAGATATGGCTTCTGCATTTATCGCGATGCAAAATGGTGTAGAATTTACAGCATTATCTGAAACACAACAAGATAAAGTCGCACGCTTCGGAGCATTTACCGAGCAATTCCTTTCAGCGGATAAGGTTGTTATTGCTAGTCCGTTATGGAATCTTATGATCCCAGCAAGTCTTAAAAAATGGATTGACACAGTTAATGTAGCGGGTAAAACTTTCCGTTATACAGCAGAAGGTCCTAAAGGTTTGGCAACAGATAAAAAAGTATTGTACTTACAAGCTAGCGGTGGTTTCTACGGTGGCCAAGATACAGGCACACAATACATGAAAACAATTTTTGAATTTATTGGTACAGACTTTACTACTCTGAGCGTAGAAGGTCATGCTTATCAGCCTGAAAAAGCTGATGAATTTTTATCAGAATTTCTTGGTAAAGTGGAAACAGCAGCTCAAGCTTTCTAA
- the ahpF gene encoding alkyl hydroperoxide reductase subunit F: protein MLEENLKAQLKQYLELLENDIALRVKAEENDTNGKKVRDFVNEIASMSPRISVEEAKLVKAPGFSVVRKGEMRGIAFAGLPLGHEFNSLVLALLQVSGRAPKIEEDLKKRIQSIDKPYHFESYVSLTCHNCPDVVQALNIMSVLNKNITHTMIEGGMFQEEVKSRGIMAVPTVFVNGEEFSSGRMSLEEILNKLIGQTGSQEFENKEPYDVLVVGGGPAGASAAIYAARKGIRTGILAEKFGGQPLETLGIENFIGTTYTEGPKLVAQLEEHVKSYPTDIMKTQKAVKLEKNDLLEVTLENGAVLKSKTVVLSTGARWRSLGIPGEEEFKNKGIAYCPHCDGPIFAGQRVAVVGGGNSGIEAAIDLAGVVEHVTVLEFLPELKADKVLQEKLYSLDNVSVLTNVETKAIHGKEKVESLDYVNRETQEEVTLELSGVFILIGLVPNTEWLDGVVERTNRGEIIVDKQGATNIPGVFAAGDCTDSVYKQIIIAMGSGATASLGAFDYLIRH, encoded by the coding sequence ATGTTAGAAGAAAATCTTAAAGCACAATTAAAACAATACTTAGAGCTTTTGGAAAATGATATTGCTTTACGAGTAAAAGCGGAAGAAAATGATACAAATGGCAAGAAAGTACGCGATTTTGTCAATGAAATTGCATCGATGTCCCCGCGAATAAGTGTGGAAGAAGCAAAACTCGTAAAAGCTCCCGGTTTTTCCGTGGTTCGTAAGGGTGAGATGAGAGGGATTGCTTTTGCTGGATTACCATTGGGGCATGAGTTTAATTCCTTAGTTTTAGCTCTTTTACAAGTAAGTGGTCGCGCGCCAAAAATTGAAGAAGATCTTAAAAAACGTATCCAGTCTATTGACAAACCGTATCATTTTGAAAGCTATGTTAGCTTGACTTGCCATAATTGTCCGGATGTCGTTCAGGCGCTTAATATTATGAGTGTCCTTAACAAAAATATAACTCATACCATGATTGAAGGCGGAATGTTCCAAGAGGAGGTTAAATCTCGTGGTATCATGGCTGTACCTACTGTTTTTGTCAACGGTGAAGAATTTTCAAGTGGTCGTATGAGTCTTGAAGAAATTTTAAATAAGTTGATTGGCCAAACAGGTAGCCAAGAGTTTGAAAATAAAGAGCCATATGATGTACTTGTGGTAGGAGGCGGCCCTGCAGGAGCTAGTGCAGCTATCTATGCAGCACGTAAAGGTATCCGTACGGGAATCTTAGCTGAAAAGTTTGGCGGCCAGCCTTTAGAGACCCTAGGTATTGAAAATTTTATTGGGACTACTTATACAGAGGGGCCTAAGCTCGTCGCTCAATTAGAAGAGCATGTAAAATCTTATCCTACTGATATCATGAAAACGCAGAAAGCAGTCAAATTAGAAAAGAATGATTTGCTCGAAGTCACCTTAGAAAATGGAGCTGTTCTGAAGTCTAAAACCGTTGTTTTATCTACTGGGGCCCGCTGGCGCTCATTAGGTATTCCAGGAGAGGAAGAATTTAAAAATAAAGGTATCGCATATTGTCCGCATTGTGATGGTCCGATATTCGCTGGACAAAGAGTAGCTGTAGTTGGAGGAGGAAACTCTGGAATTGAAGCAGCAATAGACTTAGCTGGTGTTGTGGAGCATGTTACTGTTTTAGAATTTTTACCAGAATTAAAAGCAGATAAAGTACTCCAAGAAAAACTTTATTCTTTAGATAACGTGAGTGTTTTAACCAATGTTGAAACAAAAGCCATTCATGGTAAAGAAAAAGTTGAAAGTTTAGACTATGTTAACCGTGAAACACAGGAAGAAGTTACTCTTGAGCTATCTGGCGTTTTCATTTTGATTGGACTAGTACCCAATACAGAATGGCTTGATGGAGTTGTTGAACGTACTAATCGTGGAGAAATTATTGTTGATAAACAAGGGGCAACAAATATACCCGGAGTCTTTGCGGCAGGAGATTGTACAGATTCTGTTTACAAGCAAATTATTATTGCGATGGGAAGTGGCGCTACAGCCTCTCTTGGTGCTTTTGATTATCTTATTCGTCATTAA
- the ahpC gene encoding alkyl hydroperoxide reductase subunit C, with product MSLIGKEVEHFVTEAYQNGKFLTVNSDDFKGKWNIIVFYPADFSFVCPTELEDLQEQYSILKDLGVEVYSCSTDTHFVHAAWHEHSEAIGKVEYPMLADPSQKISRIFDVLDENSGLSQRGSFIIDPDGIVQAVEITADGIGRDASQLVDKVRAAQYIRKHPGEVCPAKWKEDAETLTPGLDLVGKI from the coding sequence ATGTCACTCATCGGAAAAGAAGTCGAACATTTCGTCACTGAAGCTTATCAAAATGGAAAATTTTTGACGGTCAATTCAGATGATTTTAAAGGAAAATGGAATATTATTGTATTCTATCCTGCCGATTTCTCGTTTGTCTGCCCAACGGAGTTAGAAGACTTGCAAGAACAGTACAGTATTCTTAAAGATTTAGGAGTAGAAGTGTACTCATGTTCAACGGATACACACTTTGTCCACGCAGCTTGGCATGAACATAGTGAAGCTATCGGGAAAGTGGAATATCCAATGCTTGCTGACCCATCTCAAAAAATTTCACGTATTTTTGACGTTTTAGATGAAAATTCAGGATTGTCACAACGTGGCTCATTTATTATTGATCCAGATGGTATTGTTCAAGCTGTAGAAATCACTGCAGATGGTATCGGTCGTGATGCCAGCCAGTTGGTTGATAAAGTTCGCGCCGCACAATATATTCGTAAACATCCCGGTGAGGTATGCCCTGCCAAATGGAAAGAAGATGCTGAGACATTGACTCCTGGTTTAGACTTAGTGGGTAAGATTTAA
- a CDS encoding M24 family metallopeptidase: protein MIQLKKFTPPAIEDKLKPVTLTDETMRLRKEKLLKKMRENDFDSLVIYADLEHGSNFEYLTGFLPRFEEALLVLHKNEQAYLVLGNENLNKADKARLSVKAVHMPHFSLPNQPMQVKETVKDILSKCALKSSNKIGLVGWKNFTSSVEYNTQLFDLPYYLVHALQNLCPNAHMENATSLLIGEKGVRTRNNANEFAHYEFGAALAGRCILQAMDQIEVGKTEMEVAANLSALGQPHNVVTIMATGERFEKANIYPSNKKIKNGDTLSLTTGYKGGLQSRGGYAVSQDSELPEDEKNYLNEVAKPYFNAVKTWLETIKIGMTGQDVYSKIEEVLPKEKYGWSLNPGHLTADEEWMSSPIYPESKEKIESGMLFQIDIIPSVPGYGGVSCESGIFLADENLREDIQKEYPEIWERIQARRSYLQNELGISLSEEILPTSNATAYLRPFMLDKTLAFTAK, encoded by the coding sequence ATGATTCAACTTAAAAAGTTCACACCTCCCGCTATTGAAGACAAGCTCAAACCGGTTACTCTAACGGATGAAACGATGCGCCTGAGAAAAGAAAAACTGCTTAAAAAGATGCGTGAAAATGACTTTGACAGTCTAGTGATTTATGCAGACTTAGAGCACGGGAGCAACTTCGAATATTTGACTGGTTTTTTGCCACGTTTTGAAGAAGCCTTATTAGTCTTACACAAAAATGAACAAGCTTATCTTGTCTTAGGAAATGAGAACCTCAACAAAGCAGATAAAGCAAGGCTTTCCGTTAAGGCAGTACATATGCCACATTTTTCTTTACCTAACCAACCTATGCAAGTCAAAGAAACAGTAAAGGACATTTTGAGTAAGTGTGCTCTAAAGAGTTCCAATAAAATCGGCCTTGTAGGATGGAAAAATTTTACAAGTTCGGTCGAATATAATACCCAACTCTTTGACTTACCTTACTATTTAGTTCATGCTTTACAAAACTTATGTCCGAATGCCCACATGGAAAATGCAACTTCCCTTCTTATTGGAGAAAAAGGAGTCCGCACAAGAAATAATGCAAACGAGTTTGCCCACTATGAATTTGGTGCGGCTTTAGCTGGCCGTTGTATTCTCCAAGCTATGGATCAAATTGAAGTGGGTAAGACTGAAATGGAAGTCGCTGCAAATCTATCCGCTCTAGGCCAACCGCACAATGTAGTCACCATTATGGCAACAGGTGAACGCTTTGAAAAAGCAAATATTTATCCGAGCAACAAAAAGATAAAAAATGGTGATACACTTTCTTTGACTACCGGTTATAAAGGTGGTTTGCAAAGCCGGGGAGGCTATGCTGTAAGCCAAGATTCCGAACTACCAGAAGATGAGAAAAATTATCTGAATGAAGTGGCTAAGCCATATTTCAATGCTGTTAAAACGTGGCTTGAAACGATTAAAATTGGTATGACTGGTCAAGATGTATACAGTAAAATAGAAGAAGTTCTACCTAAAGAAAAATATGGGTGGTCGCTTAACCCAGGTCATCTAACAGCGGATGAAGAATGGATGAGTTCTCCCATCTATCCAGAATCAAAAGAAAAGATTGAAAGTGGGATGCTTTTTCAAATAGATATTATACCTTCCGTACCCGGATATGGGGGTGTGAGTTGTGAAAGTGGTATTTTCTTAGCTGATGAAAACTTGAGAGAAGATATCCAAAAAGAATATCCTGAAATCTGGGAAAGAATACAAGCGAGAAGAAGTTATCTTCAGAATGAATTAGGGATTTCCCTTTCAGAAGAAATTCTCCCAACCAGCAATGCCACTGCTTATTTACGTCCTTTTATGTTGGACAAGACCTTGGCTTTTACTGCAAAATAA
- a CDS encoding DUF6036 family nucleotidyltransferase, giving the protein MNYDKLFTRLNEKLSENDIHLSLQCVGGFVLEYHGLKATEDIDAFYDSTAKVEEIIAEIGQEYHVGTMNEPWLSHSIGRIMSLSDQDKVLIFADSHLEVYLSSLQSVLIDKIQAGRAKDIPDIAQIMKKLKIESPDVLLGLLESYSEGTSDPAVVLEAYSIAYGEEALKNYLRENPELLRLL; this is encoded by the coding sequence ATGAATTATGATAAGTTGTTTACCCGTTTGAACGAAAAATTGTCCGAAAATGACATCCATTTAAGTCTACAATGTGTGGGGGGCTTCGTACTTGAATATCACGGGTTAAAAGCAACTGAGGACATTGATGCTTTTTATGATTCTACAGCTAAGGTGGAAGAGATTATTGCAGAGATTGGTCAAGAGTACCATGTCGGGACAATGAACGAGCCTTGGTTGAGCCATTCGATTGGGCGCATCATGTCACTTTCAGATCAAGATAAAGTCTTGATTTTTGCAGACAGTCACCTTGAAGTCTACCTCTCATCGCTGCAGTCTGTTTTAATCGATAAGATTCAGGCTGGTAGAGCAAAAGATATTCCAGATATTGCTCAAATCATGAAAAAATTAAAAATAGAGAGTCCAGATGTTCTTTTAGGTTTATTGGAAAGTTACTCGGAAGGAACGTCGGATCCAGCCGTGGTTTTAGAAGCTTACAGCATAGCTTATGGTGAAGAAGCTTTGAAAAATTACCTAAGAGAAAATCCAGAACTATTGAGGCTATTATAA
- a CDS encoding cystathionine gamma-synthase: MSDMQLKTKMIHGGISEDSLTGAVSVPIYQVSTYKQDGLGQPKAYEYSRSGNPTRHALETLIADLEGGVQGFAFGSGLAGIHAVLSIFKAGDHLILGNDVYGGTFRLMDKVMSNFGLEYDLVDLTDTTHLREVIKPETKAIYFETPSNPLMTVLDIKELASIAKENGLYTIVDNTFATPYFQRPLSLGADIVLHSGTKYLGGHSDVVSGLVTTNDKDLAERIGFMQNSIGGVLGPQDSWLVQRGIKTLALRMEAHAKNAKEIADFLVENEQVSKVYYPGLASDPGHQVAAQQMSGFGGMLSFELKDESKVKNFVEALEYFTLAESLGGVESLIEVPAVMTHASIPKEIREKAGIKDGLIRLSAGIEDIKDLLEDLKAAFSLIKN; the protein is encoded by the coding sequence ATGTCCGATATGCAACTAAAAACAAAAATGATTCACGGTGGAATCAGTGAAGATTCTCTAACAGGAGCCGTATCAGTTCCCATCTATCAAGTGTCGACGTATAAACAAGATGGTTTGGGTCAGCCTAAAGCTTATGAATATTCCAGATCAGGAAATCCGACACGTCATGCCTTAGAAACACTTATTGCAGACTTAGAAGGTGGTGTACAAGGTTTTGCATTTGGCTCAGGCCTAGCTGGTATCCATGCTGTCCTTTCAATTTTTAAAGCTGGCGACCATTTAATTTTAGGTAATGATGTGTATGGTGGAACTTTCCGTTTAATGGATAAAGTGATGTCAAATTTTGGTTTAGAATATGATTTGGTAGATTTGACTGATACTACACATTTAAGAGAAGTAATAAAGCCAGAAACCAAAGCTATTTATTTTGAAACACCTTCCAACCCTTTGATGACTGTTTTGGATATTAAAGAGCTTGCGTCTATCGCCAAAGAAAATGGGCTGTACACGATAGTAGATAATACCTTTGCTACCCCATATTTCCAACGTCCCTTAAGTTTAGGAGCAGATATCGTGCTTCATTCAGGAACGAAATATTTAGGCGGCCATTCCGATGTTGTATCTGGCTTGGTCACTACCAACGATAAAGACTTAGCTGAGCGCATTGGGTTTATGCAAAATTCTATCGGAGGAGTTTTAGGCCCCCAAGACAGCTGGCTCGTTCAAAGAGGAATTAAAACTTTAGCCCTCCGTATGGAGGCTCATGCAAAAAATGCAAAAGAGATTGCAGACTTTCTTGTTGAGAATGAACAAGTGAGCAAAGTCTATTATCCAGGCTTAGCTTCTGATCCAGGGCATCAAGTTGCGGCGCAACAAATGTCTGGTTTTGGTGGAATGCTTTCTTTTGAGCTGAAGGATGAAAGCAAGGTTAAAAATTTTGTTGAAGCTCTAGAGTATTTTACTTTAGCAGAATCTCTTGGTGGTGTCGAAAGCCTAATTGAAGTTCCAGCAGTAATGACACATGCTTCAATTCCTAAGGAAATTCGTGAAAAAGCAGGAATCAAGGATGGACTTATCCGCTTATCAGCAGGGATTGAGGATATAAAAGACCTTCTAGAAGACTTGAAAGCAGCTTTCAGCCTAATTAAAAATTAA
- a CDS encoding FAD-dependent oxidoreductase — MERKKYKNLIIGFGKAGKTLAKFLAAKGESVAIVEQSSRMYGGTCINIGCIPSKSLIVNGQKGEDFTDAALQKINLVAKLNKKNYHMVADEETATVIDGKARFLSDREIEISEEGKPIQILQAERIFINTGARAILPSILGMSESKNLVTSTGLMDLPERPEHLIVVGSGYIGLEFASMFLSYGSKVTIIDKHSIFLPQQDRDVAARVKKDLEEAGAVFKLGYEINGVFDRGEESILNIKLDGHAEEIRGDKILLATGRKPNTSGLGLENTSVKVGEAGHILVNEKLQTTVENIWALGDVHGGPQFTYTSLDDFRIIKSQLYGDKSRTLSNRGELASSVFITPTLSNIGLTETIAQAQGTNYRLFRLEATAIPKSAVLGQSKGLLKALVDPETDEILGATIYAEDSHEVINLVSLAIKAKLPYTMLRDQIFTHPTMSEALNDLFSAANEIKKSF, encoded by the coding sequence ATGGAAAGAAAAAAATATAAAAATCTTATCATCGGTTTTGGGAAAGCCGGTAAGACATTAGCAAAGTTCTTGGCTGCTAAGGGCGAGTCTGTTGCGATTGTCGAGCAGTCTTCACGGATGTATGGTGGAACTTGTATTAATATTGGCTGTATTCCTTCAAAATCGCTGATTGTAAATGGGCAAAAAGGAGAAGACTTTACCGATGCTGCACTCCAAAAGATTAATCTGGTCGCAAAGTTAAATAAAAAAAATTACCATATGGTTGCGGATGAAGAAACTGCAACCGTGATAGATGGTAAAGCAAGATTTTTATCAGATCGTGAAATTGAAATTTCTGAAGAAGGAAAACCTATTCAAATCTTACAAGCTGAACGTATCTTTATTAATACTGGTGCACGAGCGATACTTCCCTCAATACTTGGAATGTCAGAAAGTAAAAATCTTGTGACCTCAACAGGTCTGATGGATCTACCAGAACGTCCAGAACATTTAATCGTGGTTGGATCTGGTTATATCGGTCTCGAATTTGCCTCTATGTTTCTCTCTTATGGTTCAAAAGTGACGATTATAGACAAGCATAGTATCTTTTTACCTCAGCAGGACCGAGACGTAGCAGCTCGTGTGAAAAAAGACCTTGAGGAAGCTGGCGCAGTCTTTAAGCTCGGTTATGAGATTAATGGCGTTTTTGATCGTGGAGAAGAGAGTATCCTAAATATAAAGCTTGACGGTCATGCGGAAGAAATCCGAGGAGATAAAATCTTACTCGCCACTGGTCGTAAACCCAACACATCTGGTTTAGGGCTAGAAAACACGTCAGTAAAAGTTGGAGAAGCTGGACATATCTTAGTGAATGAAAAACTACAAACTACAGTAGAAAATATATGGGCGCTGGGGGATGTACATGGCGGACCACAGTTTACTTATACCTCATTAGATGATTTCCGTATTATTAAAAGTCAGCTTTATGGAGATAAGTCCCGTACACTGAGTAATCGTGGAGAACTTGCCAGTAGTGTCTTTATCACACCCACTCTATCTAATATTGGGTTGACGGAGACAATAGCTCAAGCACAAGGTACAAACTATCGTTTGTTTCGTTTAGAAGCTACAGCAATACCTAAATCTGCTGTGCTTGGGCAAAGTAAAGGGCTGCTTAAAGCCCTCGTTGATCCCGAGACGGATGAAATACTGGGCGCAACAATTTATGCTGAGGATTCACATGAAGTCATTAATCTTGTGTCGCTGGCTATAAAAGCTAAGTTACCCTATACAATGCTGCGCGATCAGATTTTTACACATCCAACCATGAGTGAAGCGCTGAATGATTTGTTTTCAGCAGCCAATGAGATTAAAAAATCCTTTTAA